From Sander vitreus isolate 19-12246 chromosome 5, sanVit1, whole genome shotgun sequence:
TCTTAAGGTGGATCCTGGAAATGGGTTAATGATGTCAATTTGAAGGTTTAGAGTTAGGGAAGGAAGTTTCCAAGTCGATTTTCAGTGGCAGAGTATCTCACAGCATCGTGGGGTTACTGTTGGAATTTCAGTTAGGGGGGAGGGCTTGTATAAGGTCCAGACATGAATCAAGGGCATGCTGGGTTATTTTGGGGGCACTGTGTAGGTTTAGAGTTAAAGAAAGGGTTAACGTTGGGGTTTGGTGTTGGGGAAAGTAATAGAAATACACCGTGAGTCTTTACAAAAACAGAAGATCAAAATGCGTGTGTATGAAGTCATCAAGTGACTCAGTAGTGTAATACCAACTCAACCCAGACACGACTACACGATCAcgcagcaatttttttttatcaggtgATTGTTTTCTGTCAACTATcgggactctctctctctcgctctctctttttctttctctctctctccaaatatGACTCTGTTTCCCTGCACAGTGAACCACAGCCTCCGACATGCCTGCTGCTCAGACTGATAAATCTTACGAGAGGAAACAAGTAGCACTGCCACTGCTCTGTTTCTAATTCAAATTCTTAAATCAAACGTCACTCTAAATGTAACCTATTCGTGAGCAGACGTTGAACAAAGAGCCCTGCTGGTTGAGAGGTCAGGGTTTGCTCTCCAGACTGCAAACGGATTTTTTAGACACAGACAGGACCAGTAATATCGGACACAAGGCAGCGGGCTCGGTAAGGAaacaaatctcttttttttcttttttttttaggcgaAAGCTGGCTACATTTTTATACCGCAGGTCGGACCGGGGGAGATCATGGATGGGGGAGTAGACAAATTTACCGACCATGATTAGTCTGTTACCTCGCATCACAGCCTCGATTAATAAGTGAATTATGATTTATGTATGCATGTTTATGAATGAACCACAATATATGAACTTTTTGTCCTTCTTATAGTTGTGGTTatgtgatggatggatgtagGTTTTATGGCAGGCTGGAAGTTGTCCGAGGTTTTCCAGTGAAACGTCAGATGCACCTCAGTGTTTGGTCACCGGTTATTTCAGAGCCTGTGATCCTCCCGACGTTTCTGACGTCAATTTATAAGGACCCAGCAGTGCCGGGGCGGCAGGCACATAAGGgctgaagaaaagaaagattGAATCCGGACCGGACCCTGTTGATGTGATTTAGTCTTGATTTATTGCTGAGCATTCTGGTaggtttttctttatttcattttcttttcttttcttttcattatctTCCTATACATTCGCGCATCCCTCGATCTTTGTCTTTATAACCTGCTATTAATTGTATGGGTTAATATGGGAAATATCTCGGATTTATCATTCGGTAGCCTAATAGTCTACAATACAATAGTTGGTGTAAATTATGGTATAAATGATTGGTGTAAAATGTCGGGTTTTAAGATTTTGGGCTGTAGCCCACTACCTAATAGCGAAACGGTAACTCTTTGTCTGAAAGAGATTATTATAGCCATATCATAATGTCATAACGTTGGATGTAACGTGGGTTTTTCGTCGACTTTTGTTCTCTTTTGGACTGGTCATACAGGATCACTGTGTCCTGTTCAGAGGTAGCCTACAGCAGTGTCTCAGTGAAGAGGTTTGTGCTGTCTGACAGGTTGTGTGTCTCCAGCAGGTTTAACACCGCAGATCATCTGTAGGATCAGCAAATAGCCAAGTCAATTGTATGTAGGCCTATTGCACACGatcaaatttcaaaataagtgCATTTGAAATAAGTTATTCCAGGTAGCCTATTATACCAGCCGGTCTGAGCTGAGAGGGAGAAACCACAAGCAGATGACGGGGATTCCTTTGCACTCCACCTGACTCTACATCAGCACAGCAACCACATCCCCATAGCAACAGCTAGTAAAACCAGCACTCAGTGTTCCCATTTCCAACTATCACTAAATAGATTTCACAGTAAAGTCCTAAAGGAGAGCTATTGAGTGCACTCTGCACCTCTGCCAGGACACATATAGTCTGTTGGTCTGTCCAGCATCAGCCTGGGAGGAGTGTTATGAGACTAACAGTAGCCTTGTATCTCTCACCAGTGACTGACCACGGCCTGAGCTGAAGAGGGGGGTCCCAATCCCGAgagtgtatgcgtgtgtgcagCTATGGGGAAGGACTACTACAAGACCCTGGGAATCCCCAAGGGCTCCAATGAGGAGGAGATCAAGAAGGCCTACCGGCGCATGGCACTGCGCTTCCACCCTGACAAGAACAAGGATGCCAACGCCGAGGAGAAGTTCAAGGAGATCGCAGAGGCCTATGAGGTACTCAGCGACCCCAAGAAGAGGGTCGTCTATGATCAGCTAGGAGAGGAAGGTGAGGAGGGGAGGTTCATGTCTGGGTTtgatcctgtctgtctgtgtctgtctaggATCATTGAGTGAAAGCGGTCAGAGAGTGCAGGCAGAGCAGGATCCAGCGCTCTGTCAGTGAGGCCTTGTTAAACAGGCGTTATGATGTATTAAGTTGTTATTAAAAATAGCTCAGGAACAGCATCTAATATCGCAGTGGAGGGCTTTGGTGGTCTTCAGTCACTGAAGTAATAATACTGTGTCTCTAGTATAgtttattgtgtgtatgtatgtgcagaaatgtgtgtgtttgtctattaTCTTTAGTTTCAACATCACTTAGTAGCTCTAATACCTTATAGTCTACCTCACCTgccagtgtagtgtgtgtgtgtgtgtgtgtgtgtgtgtgtgtgtgtgtgtgtgttagctgaCAGACAGATGGCTTAAGATCATTATGTGGTTGAGATAGGAATAGCTGTGGCTGCTGTAGTTTGCATTTGTGGGTGTTTTGTGCATGTGTCTCCGTTGAAAAAGTGTGCGTtagagtgtgtatttgtgtgagtgtgttggaCAGAGTGACCTGGTATTTTATAGTTCCTCCACCACCAGCGCTGTTGGAAGATCAGTGATGCTGTAAGATTTTTCCCATCCACGTGGGCTGTGCTCTCATCTGTGCTGTTACCCACGCACAGTTTTTATTCTGAACATTGTCCTGTGTCTGGTATCTGAGTTTGTAttgatgtgtgtttttcagcACAGAGGATGTTTGAGTGTGCATTTGCATGTGAGGTCtcacatttttctctctcttttcactctCAGGTTTGAGGACAGGAGGCAGCAGCTCTTCAGGTGCTCCTGGCAGCTCAACATACCACTACACCTTCCACGGAGACCCACACGCCACCTTTGCCTCCTTCTTTGGCGGCTCCAACCCCTTCGACATGTTTTTTGGCTCCAACCGCAGCCACAGCCGCTCCAACGGTTTCTCCTTTCACAACGACCATGATGCAGAGCAGGACATGGACATGGATGAGGATGACCCCTTTGCTCATATCGGGAGACAGTTCGGCTTTCCAGGGGGGATGAACAACGGCTTCCCAGGGGAGGGCCGCAGAAGGAGGGGGGTGCCGTCAGAGCGCCTGGGGACCGGGCGAAAGCACCAGGACCCTCCGGTGGTCCATGAGTTGAAGGTCTCGCTGGAAGAGATCTTCCACGGCTGCACCAAGCGCATGAAGATCACCCGCCGCAGGCTGAACCCAGATGGGCGCAGCATGAGGACAGAGGACAAGATCCTTAACATTATCATCAAGAAGGGCTGGAAGGAGGGGACCAAAATCACCTTCCCGAAGGAGGGGGACGAGACCCCTGAGAACATTCCTGCCGATATAGCCTTTGTACTTAAAGATAAAGGGCACGTCCACTTCAAGAGAGATGGTTCCAATATCATTTTTAACTGCAAGATCAGTCTAAAAGAGGTGCGTCTGTCCCTTTTCATCTAACCTCTCTCTCTTCGGTCTTGCTATCTGTCTATCTTTTGTCCTCTCTCCTTGTCACGGTGCTGCATGTAGATGAGTAAATAATGCTGCTGAGGTTGGGAGTTAGATTCCCAGTGGAGCACACCAGGCAGAAACTTAATGCATTCATGGAGATGCAAAGGCTTGGATGAATatccaaaaactttttttccactCCTTTTCTTCGTATGATTTTGTCCTGGGAACCTGGGTAAACGGTGGATGAGATGAAGAGGTGTGACTGtaattttttaatttgctgCAGGGCAGGATCAGTGTACAGCAGAGTATCTGTCACTGCAGTGTGAGAGAAGCAGCGGGAATGTGGTGTCCTTGTGTGACCGGCGAAGAGCCATCGTCCTCACTTCTTCTGCACTGCTGTATGCATACATAttcataaacacacatgcaagcagGCACACATTAAATGACACACAGGAATAAACATGCACACTCTCTTGTATCTTCGAGCGTGTTTGCACACACTTGGTTAAAGATTGATTgtagtgtgacagtggtgacAATCCAGGCTGCTATTACTGTGACTGGCAGGACATTTAATTAGCCGCTCCTACGAGGGCAATGGGTCCAGCACAGCTCTGCTCTGTCTGTGAATTACACAAGCCTCAATGTTTCTAATAGCACTGCCACTCACTGGCCTGCGCACCACATGGTTGGCTTATTGACAGGTGTTCTCAAAGAGTAGGAGATGTCAGGGGAGTTGTTTGATCTCCACTCAAGCCAATTTTGAACAGTTTTTCTCTAAAAGCAGCTCCAACTCTCCAGAAGTAATTCGCTGGTAAACAagggcacctgcacacagtccATCTATGAAGACAGCCAAGTTAATGAGAGCACATTGGAGTCACATTAAGCAGGAGATGGTACTTGATCAAACCTGCACAATGATTGAGTTTGCACTGCAGAACTCCCGGAGCTAAGTCCCCCACTCTTATGGCAGCCAGATAAGAGACTTAAGTCTGATGCAGCTAAAGACGGGATGGGGGATAGAAGGGGAAATGTGGATGGGGGGGGTATCTGGGGAATATTATGAAAGTGGGTCAGATGATTCAGTATCCAAAGCAAATAAGAGCTCATATTCCACTGCTCCACTCTGCTTCCCTGATGATGTGATGCTAAATGCTGCAGTGAACACAGCACCAGCTACATGCTGCACACCAGACAACCTGCTGCATATAATGTTGCAAATGTTATGCAATGCACCAGAAGATAATCTAACCTAGCAAACAAGATGATTGTTTCCAATCAGTGTGCATTCTATTGTACAAAAACAGAAGAGAAAGCAGATATAGTAATAGTTTGTCTTATTTTGACTGCTGTATGATTCCCCTGCTATTTGGTTGCTCAATTTAGTTTACTGCCTGAAGCATGCCTCTATGAGCAGTTTCATTTAGTGCCGCCAAGCTCGTTTGACCAAGCTATAAACTCCTGGGAGACTCTGCTAGAGGAAACTTCCAGCCCTGCGATGTCTTCACTGTGACAGCAGTCAGAAGCAGTTAGAGAGCTTAGCAGAAATTTGACACAGTGATTTTCCTGAAACCGACCTATAACTGGATCTATCATCTGGCTCTTTCTGGCGTTACCGATGCCTCTGCAGTGTGCTGGTATCGTCTGTGGCAGTGCTTTTCGAGCTCCTGTCACCACTGCACTCAGCTCAGCAGCAAAAACCACGTCCAAACACACGTAGGTGCTAACTGTAGCTGTTGGGCTCTAAAGTGGACAGTTTTTTTACAGCTCCACTTCTGATATCAATTAGAAACGCATGTATACTGTTTATACACCGCAGTCTTATGAGGACTCTTTGATTATGAGGACACTTTGATGTGTTGTAATGTTGGGATAACATTAGGATATGGCCCTCGAGAATATATATGGCCCTCGGGAATAAATCTACAGATCATTCTCACAAACATAGCTAAATCaaagtgtatgtgtttgtgtcaaacTCTAGAGCTATGTTGTCTGAGCTGAGGCTTATGCATTCAGTGGGCCCTCGGATCAGCTGGTAGTATGTGCCTAGCATCATGGCaacctgtctctgtgtgtaagaCTCGTTTTAGTGAATGGTACTGTTCATAACAAGAGGATCAGCACTAGTGTCTATCACAGTCATGGGCTAAATCACCTCCTAATGTATGTAGCGGGTAAAAGGAGGTTGATGTCATGCCTGGAAAACTCCATCTGTCCTTGACCTTGCTTCAACTGTCCACATGTCCATcccactaaaaaaaaacactagacGAGACAAGAAAAAATTCTTCAGCAGTCTTAATACAAGATTGGCCACGTAATGACATGGACAGGGTGTTAGAGGTTAAGCATGTGCCAATGCATGCAAAATCACTATTACATCATGAGGGGCTGGTTACCTCGATATGATTGGTGTTAAGAGTTGAGATTAAGAGTTGAGAGGGCAACTTGAACTACTAATGCTTTCCATCAAAATGGTTGCCCTGAATAGAATATAGCTCAATGAAGATTCAGATTTGGATGTATTGCCAGGAAATttgttacacacattcatgttcccctcaggaggAATTGTAataatcccctgacttttcatctatgtgttcacattttgtttttaccctTTTTATGTCCCCTCTGTAATTATAAATGATTATTCTATTTTTCCTCAAATTTCTAAACCCTTTCAATCCTAGTGAATTATAGGTCATCCACAATGGCTCTTCGTCTTATTTTTTCCACACCTTTATGGTATTTATTCGCTGACCTAATTTAGTTTAGAAAATgcattatataataaaatatttctatTAATCAAGATGTTCATTCACAGAGTTGTGGATTTAAATAGTTATTTTTATTCAGCGCAAATCTGGTGAGTGATGCTCACTGGAAAGTCTGTGAAGTTGTGATAACCACAGGTCTTTATGTTTAGTTTAGCCCTCTCTACGCTCTGACTGGATTCATTTGGCATTGTGATAAGGAGGTGaggcttagtgtgtgtgtgtgtgtgtgtgtgtgtgtgtgtgtgtgcgtgcatgtgcgtgtgtgcgtgagtgtgttcTCTCCCCTCGTCCTGCCAGCCCATCTGACAAGCCCTCCAACTATTTACGAGCTCAGCCGATTCCTGCACTTCATTAGCCCCAGCTATGAGACCGTTGCTAAAATTAGTCCCCTATGCAATGTGTAGCCCCtccaacactgacacacacacacaccccttccaCCTACACACAGccacaaagactggaaaacTTTTCCACTGCCAAGTCATGTTTTCCAAATGCTCCTGTTCCAAATGCTGTTCTGTAGACCCCACAGTGCTGCAGTTGATACTAAAACGATTTGTCAGTAAGGCCTACTTTtgctctcacacatacatacgcgatgaacacacacagataacacCTCTTCTCTTTGACTTGTTCGGAAGACGTACTGGGAGAAGATAAACTAAAGTTTTTAGATCATGGAAACATGAAGTCATTGAGATATTCATGGCTTTGGCATTTCATTCCTACTAAATATATTAACCCTCTCaatctcctctcttctccccttCAGGCGTTGTGTGGCTGCACAGTTAGCATTCCCACACTGGAAAACCGCATCATCTCGCTCCCCTTTCATGACATCATCAAGCCAGGGACGGTGAAGCGACTCAGAGGGGAAGGCCTGCCTTTTCCCAAGAACCCGTCACAGCGCGGTGACCTTATCGTGGAGTTTTCTGTCCGTTTTCCCGACAGGATTCCCCCTCAGTCCAGAGAGATTATCAGACAACACCTCCCCCAGTCATAGAAAGACTCACCGTCAACCCTTCCACCACCACACACTCCAGACTAAATGGCCCAAATCGAGAAAACCAACCCTTAATACCCTCATTGTAGTTTCCCTTCCCACTTCCAGTCTCCATGTCCTGAGTTAATGCACGCAGCATTAAACAGACACTGTTGATTGTAAGGACTTTACAGTGGGAGGATGAAGGAAGAATGCCTAGACAAAtggcagtttgttttgtttttggcccaagcacacacatgcacacacatacacacacacacacacacacctgagtaGCGGTGCAGTGCTGAGGATGGACTCAGCACAATTGTGGCTTTTACCGGTCCTTTCTTAACTCTGTTTTATACGGATTCATCAGTGGTTTTATATGCTGTCCAACTCTCTGATCCTTGTCTTTTTGTGATAGGATGAATCgtgagatattttttttaagattttttttcccaggATTTTCCTTTCCAAAGAAAGTTTCAAAtaggattatttatttttaccttgAGTGTACCAGCAGCTTCAGTATGTTCAGTGCAAACTCCCGGTTTTAACATAACCCCCCAGCCCCCCCACCTGCCACCTGCTTTTCTTATGCTTACAGTCCAATAAAGCATTGTGCTTGAAGTCTGTAGGCCATTTAGTAAGATCTGTCTCCCCTAAAATTAGTTGTATTGATGTACTGAGTGCAATGCCACCACACACTTTAAGTCCTGTGTTACTTCAAACAGTATTAGCATATCTCAGCTGCATTGGAAATCTTGGAATGACAATCACGTACAATAACAGCAGTGTAAGCTTGGATAATACAATCTGCACATGATATGGGTGCTTTCCCTTCTGAACTGAATAGCCTGGGTCGCTATCTGAGGGATATTTTGGTGCCTTAGCCACATAtgtaaacactcacacacaggtcACACTGTAATAAACACAACCAGCCATGTTAGGGGCACAACAGATGATGCACTATGCTGTGTTAGACATTGCCATTGGAAGCTGGTGATCTTGGAAAACAGGTAAGTAAGCAATGTAATGTCAATCAccatattgtactgtatgtgagcaAGGACATTTTTAGGGGAAAGATTTGATACAACACTCCTGAATTTTGCCAGTGCATCCCTGTAAAGTGCCGTACAAGTACATGTTGGATTTCCCCGGAGAAATAAAAGCATTAAATGAATCTGAAGTCCACAGTAAATAGAGATTTTCTCTGGGAAATCCAGCTTTGTTGTGTATATACTGCTTTCTCTTGTGCCATTTGAAGGCCATGTCTCGGTGCTACTGTGAGCAGTGTCAAAAATAGACCCCCTTGGTGTCTACTTTTTTGTTTCATGGTTTCAATTTGTGATTTGATAATTGCTTCTGTCCTCTGTAACACGTACACATCCAATTTCACGTCTGTTTTTTCGAGTAGAAAACCCTGTTTGGGAAACCGGTTTTATAATATTGCAGCAGCCGTTCTCTGTCTCAGCTGCAGGGAGCTCTCTTCAGCTCTTCCTACTGTAGTTTACAGCAACGATAAGATGTATGTGTGAGAATGGTTTAGGAGGCCAACACTAGTAGgtcatatatatatctcatgTATGGGAAAATGTTTGAACGCAACATGTTGATAAATGCACTTTTATGTCATAAAAGATACTGACGAAACTTTAAGTTAATGATGGGAGAGACTTGAATGACTCTGCCTCTCAGAGCCTCCGGGGACGCTGGACTGTGGCTACAACCAGAATGCACAAGGGCTGCTGCCGAAAGACTGTAACTGCTtttgtgcattttaaaatatttatgatCTTTTCATAATTGCAACAAATAAACCAAATGTGTGAACTTAACGGTGTGTGTCATTTGAGTTTCTGTTTCAAGAATGACCTGAGTATGACGTTGGTGCTATGTGCTTGTGCACCTAAAAATGTTCACCTTAAGAAAGACGTGCTTAAGAAATGTGCTATTAGAATACTATTAGAAAATAGCTAAGCCTAATTTagcagttccaccaaagagaGATTTCCCCTTTTAAACTTCtaaaatggtttcatttaaataatatataataatatttaattaGAGAGAAGTCCTTTGtttttcatctttccttcctcataaataATCTCACAACTCCTCAGATGTATCCTGTGGCCCTTGAGAGGGGGCCCCTAGGGCTTAAGAACCAGTGGACCAAACAACTGAACTGTAATAACACTATTTAAACAAGTCTCTATTTAAAACAAGCTCCACCTCgaccagctacaacagtaaaatgctgcttacacctGTATTAAAGCTAATACGTAATGTCACATATAACAATATTTCAATCACATAGGGGCCATTTTTCTGGAGAACAAGTCCTTTTACTTTTGACACATAAACTTCATTTTGCTGTaggattttaaattgtattgGCAAGATTATTTCAATAAAGCaactgagtacttcttccaccactgctactaCAAAAATAAGTGACTGACATGTTGAGGAATAAAGATGATCAGAAACCTGGATACCATTATGATCACGCACACAGGGATATGAATAAACattaggtaacactttacttgaagttaTCTACATAACAGTGACATGACAATGTCacgaacacatgacactgtcataacacatgaaccctaaccctaacttgtcatgacaaaaaccgaatgacacttaatgacagaagcgttatgtcataaacgtttatgacttgtttataatgtttacgacaccttcatgacagtgtcatgtcactcttatatagataccttcaagtaaagtgtaaccaaacatTATATCCTGAATAAGATCATTAAGACTCAAAACTGAAATGATGTGCATGTTAACAAACTAAATGATCTGCTATCAGGTCTTAGAAACCAACAAAAGGAGGCAAGAATCCTGTCTGATCAAACATTGTTTAACTTTGTGTTATTTTGATGAGTGGAGTTTGAACATTTTCCATCAGTTTGAGTTACAGATAAACAAATAAAGGCGAACTTTGATCTCAGTAGCCTGTTAAAATCCAGATGGACAACTACTCTCAGCTGATCACTGCTCCGTCTACCAGAGCGATCACGGGTAGGAACTAAAGTAtggaatgaaaaataaagagaCTGTCATTTAATTTATGTTTAATCTCTGGACTGTGTTAGATCACTAGTGAATTTTACACTGTTCTGCTGCTGGGTCAGGAGGCAGTCAGGGCAGGTGATCTGTGTTAAGAGACTGATCATATGAAAcaaatgcagtgtgtgtgtgtgtgtatcacatgGTAAGGATATAGCAGACAATTAGTGAACCATTGAAAGGCTCTGAGACGTGCTGCAGTAACACCACACTGTGACTAATGCCATATACCTGTATCAGCTATTTCTGGCAATAAGGCTGGGTTTGCAGATGGTTTATATTTCCACTGAAACacagaaagggaaaaagcaagCCACCAAATAGTATTTTTTGCTGCTTTGTGGGCTGGATTTTCGTCTACATGTATGATGCCTACTGCCTTGTGAAAGGCTAGAGTGTATgtaggcatacacacacaacccctGCTGTAGTGCAGGAGTTAATGAATTCAGATGTGAGTGATAATCATTAACAAAGTATTGGGACATGATGACTGGGTCCAGTCCCATAGGAGTCTACATGTGAACACCTCACACATTTGTCTTTCCTCCATCAGATCCTCAGGGTTGAAACATGAGTGCCTTCGTGACTCTCTCAACAGGCCAGAGGATGCCCGTGGTCGGACTCGGCACATGGAAGAGCAGCCCAGGACAGGtagaactaaacaggctttgtTTGGGCTGATCACATTTTTGGAAATtgttaaatgatttaaaaaaaaaaaaaaaaactaaaactaaaactgtgTATGTGTCCATGTGTTCTCAGGTGAAGCAGGCAGTGCTGGCAGCTTTAGACTGTGGCTACAGACACATTGACTGTGCTGCTGCATACAGCAATGAACAGGAGGTGGGAGAGGCTCTGTCTATCAGGCTCGGCCCAGGGAAGGTGAGAAACTCGGGTTCAGCATGAATCACATGTTGATCTTGACTCAAGATCCACTTACTGCACTTGCTTGCTCTGGGGCTTTCAAACCTATCacacagttttcattttttttattttttattttaaagcctGTACCAAACAGAGTCAACATCAGTGTAGACATTCTATTTCTGAGattaattta
This genomic window contains:
- the dnajb5 gene encoding dnaJ homolog subfamily B member 5 — protein: MGKDYYKTLGIPKGSNEEEIKKAYRRMALRFHPDKNKDANAEEKFKEIAEAYEVLSDPKKRVVYDQLGEEGLRTGGSSSSGAPGSSTYHYTFHGDPHATFASFFGGSNPFDMFFGSNRSHSRSNGFSFHNDHDAEQDMDMDEDDPFAHIGRQFGFPGGMNNGFPGEGRRRRGVPSERLGTGRKHQDPPVVHELKVSLEEIFHGCTKRMKITRRRLNPDGRSMRTEDKILNIIIKKGWKEGTKITFPKEGDETPENIPADIAFVLKDKGHVHFKRDGSNIIFNCKISLKEALCGCTVSIPTLENRIISLPFHDIIKPGTVKRLRGEGLPFPKNPSQRGDLIVEFSVRFPDRIPPQSREIIRQHLPQS